Within Mucilaginibacter inviolabilis, the genomic segment ATCACTTACGGTTCTATCATTATCTGGTTTTTATTTACCACTTTTTATTTAAAACCGCGTATGTTTAAAAATGAAGAAGAAAAGCTTAATTTAATGATTGATCGCCTGGTACGCCTGAAAGAACAATTTGATTAAGCCTTATATTAAATTGATGACGGATAATAATATCATTATAACAAAAGCTAAAATTGCTGATGCCGATATGCTTTTGGCCTTCAGCAGAAAAACATTTTTTGATTCCTTTGCGCATCTCAATACGCCAGAAAACATGGAGGCTTATGCAGCCAACGCATTTACACTGCCGCGGGTACAGGCTGAATTAAACAATCCGGATTCGCACTTTTATTTTGCTATGCTTAACGGGATCATTACCGGGTATATCAAAATAAATATAGGTGCAGCACAAACCGACATTCAGGATAGTAATACACTGGAAGTAGAACGTATTTATGTTTCGGCTGAATATCATGGTAAAAAGATAGGTCACCAATTGCTAGACTTTGCTTTTAAAACAGCACAAGACAGTGGTTTTAAATATGTTTGGCTGGGGGTTTGGGAACACAATCATAAAGCCTTAAGTTTTTATGAAAAGCATGGCTTCAAAGTATTTGGTAGTCACCCTTTTATGTTAGGGAACGACAAGCAAACCGACCTGTTAATGAAGAAAGAACTATAGCCTTATCTTTGATTAACTAACAAAAACATTACCTGCTCCCTCAATTGCCTGCTGATAGGTACCTGATGATGATTGATATGCAACATATTACCCTCAATAGCCGTGATTTTTTGAGTAGCTACTATAAACGATTTATGAGTTTGTAA encodes:
- a CDS encoding GNAT family N-acetyltransferase: MTDNNIIITKAKIADADMLLAFSRKTFFDSFAHLNTPENMEAYAANAFTLPRVQAELNNPDSHFYFAMLNGIITGYIKINIGAAQTDIQDSNTLEVERIYVSAEYHGKKIGHQLLDFAFKTAQDSGFKYVWLGVWEHNHKALSFYEKHGFKVFGSHPFMLGNDKQTDLLMKKEL